A DNA window from Paraburkholderia sp. PGU19 contains the following coding sequences:
- a CDS encoding methylmalonyl-CoA mutase family protein: MKANNGDAPLADSIANVEVKLSRTATWSGIETNASYGPVDVGNVDYERDLGDPGRYPYTRGAYPQMYRSRMWTLRNIVGFGAPEDTRGGIERALQMGTAGINIVVDTLGQEAIDADHPALSNDAGQEGCSISCVRDMEVLLRGIDVTQQDVAWHSTMMTYPLVAALAQKQGKDMAKLEGSHMPDHLQLRLAGWSEKIVPAELGHRTTVDCIEYSARNSPRWALGCPQAYDMRERGLGAAGEIAVGMAIVNQTLTDLAARGMTADQVCPSMAWVSPSDIDFFEEIAKFRALRRIWARTMKERFGANDPRAQRLRIACHTSGRSLVYQQPLNNLSRAAVQTLAALLGGVQSVETCTYDEPVCIPTEEARELATRTQQILAHEIGAARVADPLGGSYYIESLTNQVEADALTMLAKIEEIGLVKAVEGGYIEGLMDEFNYNQKQELDSKKRIQVGVNAFVPKDEPPPKRFSFDQKMMASHLQRFKEMKAARDPRRLAEKIGALYRVAKRRENSHQAMIDALIADASIGEVWGTVRVANGLPYDPFRVIESPFTYTES; the protein is encoded by the coding sequence ATGAAAGCGAACAACGGTGATGCGCCCCTCGCGGACAGTATCGCGAACGTTGAGGTCAAGCTGTCGCGGACCGCCACGTGGAGTGGTATTGAAACGAACGCCAGCTACGGCCCGGTGGACGTCGGGAACGTTGATTACGAGCGCGATCTCGGTGATCCGGGACGATACCCGTATACGCGTGGCGCATATCCTCAGATGTACCGAAGCCGCATGTGGACGTTGCGTAATATCGTTGGCTTCGGAGCGCCGGAGGACACGCGCGGCGGAATCGAACGCGCCTTGCAGATGGGCACGGCGGGCATCAATATCGTCGTCGATACGCTCGGACAGGAGGCGATCGACGCGGACCACCCCGCGCTTAGCAACGACGCCGGCCAGGAGGGCTGCTCGATCTCTTGCGTGCGAGATATGGAGGTGCTCCTTAGGGGTATCGATGTAACTCAGCAGGATGTCGCATGGCACAGCACCATGATGACGTACCCGCTTGTCGCAGCGTTGGCGCAGAAGCAGGGCAAGGACATGGCGAAGCTGGAAGGTTCGCACATGCCGGACCATCTGCAGCTAAGGCTTGCTGGCTGGAGTGAAAAGATCGTTCCCGCGGAGCTAGGCCATCGCACGACTGTGGACTGCATCGAGTACAGCGCGAGGAACAGTCCTCGCTGGGCATTAGGATGTCCGCAGGCCTACGACATGCGCGAGCGAGGCCTCGGTGCCGCCGGCGAAATCGCCGTAGGCATGGCGATCGTCAACCAGACACTTACGGACCTCGCGGCACGCGGCATGACGGCGGATCAAGTCTGCCCGAGTATGGCCTGGGTGTCGCCGTCGGACATCGACTTTTTTGAGGAAATAGCGAAGTTCCGTGCCCTGCGACGCATTTGGGCTCGCACAATGAAGGAACGTTTCGGAGCAAACGATCCCCGTGCGCAACGGCTGCGAATTGCATGTCATACCTCCGGTCGCTCCCTTGTGTACCAGCAGCCGCTCAACAATCTGTCCCGTGCTGCCGTCCAGACGCTGGCAGCGCTGCTCGGCGGGGTGCAATCAGTCGAAACCTGCACTTACGACGAGCCCGTCTGTATCCCGACTGAAGAAGCCCGGGAACTGGCTACGCGGACTCAGCAAATTCTGGCGCACGAAATAGGGGCGGCGCGCGTCGCCGATCCGCTCGGCGGAAGCTATTACATAGAGAGCCTCACGAATCAGGTTGAAGCCGATGCGTTGACGATGCTTGCAAAGATTGAGGAAATCGGGCTGGTCAAGGCTGTGGAGGGCGGTTACATCGAGGGGTTGATGGATGAGTTCAACTACAACCAGAAGCAGGAACTCGACAGCAAAAAGCGGATACAGGTTGGGGTAAACGCGTTCGTCCCCAAGGACGAGCCGCCTCCCAAGCGCTTTTCGTTCGACCAGAAGATGATGGCCAGCCATCTGCAGCGCTTCAAGGAAATGAAGGCGGCCCGCGACCCGCGGCGACTCGCCGAGAAAATCGGAGCGCTCTACCGCGTGGCGAAGCGCCGCGAAAATTCACACCAGGCCATGATTGATGCGTTGATCGCGGACGCTTCCATCGGCGAGGTTTGGGGCACGGTGCGTGTGGCGAATGGGCTACCGTACGATCCCTTCAGGGTGATTGAATCACCTTTTACCTATACCGAGAGCTGA
- a CDS encoding acyl-CoA dehydrogenase family protein — MDRESKSIIENTLLRFIAESYEPAVRHQRVKQGEVNCLLHWRLLAELGVLGLPFEEAVGGLGGASVDVADAVTVLARGLILEPFIEAAVISGGVLALGRNPEQRGQAVAQAIEGASVTAMLGGRPGVPDKLSYRKTLEGYRLSGSLSLIPFAEQADFWLLAAVADDGAQAIFRVPRSETRASVAGYRLMDGRPAADIGFDDTTIPSSAAWLEGDAARGAIDLTCRRAVSAYCADAVGVMALLLEVTGEYLRTRVQFGVTIGRFRQYSTVTQICIWVSSRHRQLHSSLPAVSMPRLPRSKPGFVLPRPRWSSGQRDWLVRRPFRCTGHGGDRRTDRQSLQRKASGPDAADTRLGRPKRGLARRVE; from the coding sequence TTGGACCGCGAATCGAAGAGCATTATCGAAAATACCTTGCTCCGCTTCATCGCAGAGTCTTATGAGCCCGCCGTACGGCATCAGCGCGTGAAACAAGGCGAGGTGAATTGCTTACTGCACTGGCGGCTGTTGGCGGAGCTCGGCGTGCTTGGTCTACCTTTTGAAGAAGCTGTTGGCGGCTTGGGGGGAGCCAGTGTCGACGTCGCCGATGCTGTGACAGTGCTAGCTAGAGGCTTGATCCTGGAGCCATTCATCGAGGCCGCGGTGATTTCTGGAGGCGTTCTTGCGCTTGGCCGCAATCCAGAGCAGCGGGGGCAAGCTGTCGCCCAAGCGATCGAGGGGGCCAGCGTAACGGCAATGCTTGGTGGCCGGCCAGGTGTGCCGGATAAGCTCTCTTACAGAAAGACCCTCGAGGGTTACCGATTGTCCGGCAGCCTGTCGCTCATTCCCTTCGCCGAGCAAGCCGATTTCTGGCTGCTGGCGGCGGTTGCCGACGATGGCGCGCAGGCGATTTTCCGGGTTCCCCGGTCCGAGACGCGAGCGTCCGTCGCCGGCTATCGGCTCATGGACGGTAGGCCGGCGGCAGATATTGGTTTCGACGACACGACCATTCCTTCATCAGCCGCATGGCTTGAAGGGGATGCTGCTCGTGGAGCCATCGACCTCACATGCCGGCGCGCCGTCAGCGCTTACTGCGCAGACGCGGTTGGCGTCATGGCGTTGCTTCTGGAAGTGACAGGGGAGTATCTACGTACTCGAGTGCAGTTCGGCGTCACCATCGGACGTTTCAGGCAATACAGCACCGTTACGCAGATATGCATATGGGTTTCGTCCAGGCACAGGCAATTGCACTCGAGCTTGCCGGCCGTCTCGATGCCGCGACTCCCGAGGAGCAAGCCTGGCTTTGTTTTGCCGCGGCCTCGGTGGTCGAGCGGGCAGCGAGACTGGTTGGTCAGGAGGCCATTCAGATGCACGGGGCATGGGGGTGACCGACGAACTGATCGTCAGTCACTGCAACGCAAGGCTAGTGGTCCTGACGCGGCTGATACGCGCTTGGGTCGACCAAAGCGTGGCCTCGCGAGGCGAGTAGAGTAG
- a CDS encoding FAD-binding protein, with translation MEVALGSRVSGLIVEDGGVCGVRAAGVDLRAKAVIVTTGGFGNNPDMIRRLWPTAAAHGSRVFSIYAAVPFNMGDGILLGESAGAHVTGIDNGLLVPNPNFAPGLDAFLPEWAMVVNRDGRRFIAEDAPYAVSGYLLNEQPEMRCFAIFDEPAMLEACADENVVKHYVNDPGSDSWRVAVLRKNIANGRVKTADSIEELAKRADVSARALAASVARYNKFADQGEDPEYFKKAKKIYPIRTAPFYAVEIRASAIVSCHAGLEIDNFGRAIDRFGEVIPGLYAGGEVLGCTMGRRYIGGGMGIANALTFGRLAGVNAARDCSAL, from the coding sequence GTGGAAGTTGCGCTGGGATCGCGCGTCTCGGGTCTCATTGTCGAAGACGGCGGCGTTTGCGGCGTTCGTGCGGCCGGCGTTGATCTGCGAGCGAAGGCGGTGATCGTGACAACCGGAGGCTTCGGCAACAATCCTGACATGATCAGGAGGCTTTGGCCCACCGCGGCGGCCCATGGCAGCCGCGTCTTTTCAATCTACGCTGCGGTGCCATTCAACATGGGTGATGGGATTTTGCTCGGTGAGAGCGCCGGCGCCCATGTCACCGGGATCGATAATGGTCTTCTGGTGCCGAATCCCAATTTCGCGCCGGGTCTTGATGCGTTTCTCCCGGAATGGGCGATGGTCGTCAATCGCGATGGTCGTCGTTTCATCGCTGAAGATGCGCCCTACGCGGTTTCCGGCTATCTGCTCAATGAGCAGCCGGAGATGCGTTGCTTCGCCATCTTTGACGAACCGGCGATGCTCGAGGCCTGCGCCGATGAGAATGTGGTCAAGCACTACGTCAACGATCCGGGATCCGATAGCTGGCGCGTAGCCGTACTTCGCAAGAATATCGCCAACGGCAGGGTGAAAACGGCCGATTCTATCGAGGAACTGGCGAAGCGCGCGGACGTCTCTGCGCGTGCGCTTGCGGCCTCCGTGGCGCGTTACAACAAGTTCGCCGACCAGGGGGAGGATCCCGAGTACTTCAAGAAGGCAAAGAAAATTTATCCGATCAGAACGGCGCCCTTTTATGCTGTCGAGATTCGTGCTTCGGCGATCGTGTCTTGTCACGCCGGCCTCGAAATCGACAATTTCGGCCGAGCGATAGACCGATTCGGTGAAGTCATCCCAGGGCTTTATGCCGGCGGCGAAGTTCTCGGCTGCACGATGGGGCGCAGGTATATCGGAGGCGGAATGGGCATCGCTAATGCGTTGACGTTTGGGCGCCTTGCCGGTGTGAACGCTGCGCGGGACTGCTCGGCATTGTAG
- a CDS encoding acyl-CoA dehydrogenase family protein — protein sequence MESGADPGFDEAAFRQEVSTFVRSELAVETRDKVENGLYLEKSDYVGWQKALYRRGWFAATWPVEFGGQGWSMRKEHAFLQECALNAAPMIIPYGVSMVGPVLYTYGNEDQKHRYLPGILSSDTWWCQGYSEPNAGSDLASLSTSAVRDGEYYIVNGTKMWTTEAHWADMMHCLVRTDSSGKKQQGISFLLIDMRTPGITVEPIVTLDGEHHTNQVFFDNVRVPAENLVGAEGEGWKIAKFLLSRERTSIADTGSRIRQMRQIKDTFAHYVARMPGVERTLMQARMAEIEASLTALVALERHYFDEWEAGRDDGVAASVLKVLSTELLQRMTEFWRDALGVYGACYDTTCRREGGLGASEPWRQAAAINYAYLYGRCWSIFGGSNEIQRNIIAGALLRR from the coding sequence ATGGAGAGTGGCGCAGATCCGGGATTCGACGAGGCCGCGTTTCGGCAAGAGGTCAGCACGTTCGTGCGTTCCGAACTCGCAGTCGAAACCAGGGATAAAGTAGAAAACGGCCTTTACCTCGAAAAATCCGACTACGTTGGCTGGCAAAAAGCGCTGTACCGTCGCGGTTGGTTCGCGGCGACCTGGCCCGTCGAGTTCGGCGGACAAGGGTGGTCAATGCGAAAGGAACACGCCTTTTTGCAAGAGTGTGCTCTCAATGCAGCGCCCATGATCATCCCTTATGGCGTCAGCATGGTCGGTCCCGTGCTCTATACCTACGGCAATGAAGACCAGAAGCATCGGTACCTGCCAGGTATCCTGAGCAGCGACACCTGGTGGTGCCAAGGATACTCGGAGCCGAATGCTGGCTCGGATTTGGCCTCGTTGTCGACATCGGCGGTGCGCGATGGCGAATACTACATCGTCAACGGCACAAAGATGTGGACGACCGAAGCGCATTGGGCCGACATGATGCATTGTCTTGTTCGCACCGACAGTTCCGGCAAGAAGCAGCAAGGCATCAGCTTCCTTTTGATTGACATGCGCACGCCTGGCATTACGGTCGAGCCGATTGTGACGCTGGACGGGGAGCACCATACGAATCAGGTGTTTTTCGACAACGTCCGTGTGCCCGCGGAGAACCTGGTCGGTGCCGAAGGCGAAGGCTGGAAGATTGCGAAGTTCCTGTTATCGCGCGAGAGAACCTCGATCGCGGATACCGGAAGCAGGATCCGACAAATGCGTCAGATCAAGGACACGTTTGCCCACTATGTCGCTCGAATGCCGGGTGTGGAGCGAACGCTCATGCAGGCACGGATGGCGGAAATCGAAGCGAGTCTCACCGCGCTGGTCGCCTTGGAGCGTCATTACTTCGATGAATGGGAGGCTGGACGCGATGACGGTGTCGCCGCGTCTGTTCTGAAAGTGCTCAGCACGGAACTGCTGCAGCGGATGACCGAGTTCTGGCGAGATGCGCTTGGCGTGTACGGGGCATGCTATGACACGACCTGTCGCAGAGAAGGTGGGCTCGGCGCGTCGGAGCCATGGCGGCAAGCCGCGGCGATCAACTACGCATACCTCTACGGCCGATGCTGGAGCATATTCGGCGGTTCCAACGAAATTCAGCGCAATATCATCGCTGGCGCATTGTTGCGTCGGTGA
- a CDS encoding enoyl-CoA hydratase/isomerase family protein — protein MSEPLLLVSESDSILELVFNRASKLNAINGEMYDALIAQTERFATEPSLRVMLIRARGKYFSAGVDLNSELGPDPQLASPAAFRQWYREGRGSLHPLLDRFEVIEKPIVVAHHGPCLGGALEMSLSCDFRLAAHSARYGLPETAFGNIPGSGGTSRMARLVGPQWARWFIMANLQMDAAKAERIGLIHDVYPDDEFEARVRDFCLNLAKQPAEAIGAAKLAIELCADLDRAQARNVERIVASGLFFGDEFRSLFAALREKLGKRSPA, from the coding sequence ATGAGCGAACCTCTTTTGCTGGTTTCGGAATCCGATTCGATATTGGAACTGGTATTCAACCGCGCATCCAAGCTCAACGCGATTAACGGCGAGATGTACGATGCGCTAATCGCGCAGACGGAGCGGTTCGCCACCGAACCTTCACTGCGCGTGATGCTGATTCGCGCCCGCGGCAAGTACTTCAGTGCAGGCGTCGATCTCAACAGCGAACTTGGCCCCGATCCGCAGTTGGCCAGTCCTGCGGCGTTCCGCCAATGGTATCGCGAAGGCCGTGGCAGCTTGCATCCGTTGCTCGACCGCTTCGAAGTCATCGAAAAGCCTATCGTCGTTGCGCATCATGGTCCATGCCTTGGAGGCGCGCTGGAGATGTCACTGTCCTGTGATTTCCGCCTTGCGGCGCACAGCGCCCGCTATGGCCTGCCGGAGACTGCCTTCGGCAATATTCCAGGGTCCGGTGGCACGAGCCGGATGGCACGGCTCGTGGGGCCTCAGTGGGCACGCTGGTTCATCATGGCGAATCTGCAGATGGATGCTGCCAAGGCCGAGCGCATCGGCCTGATTCACGATGTCTATCCCGACGACGAATTTGAGGCAAGAGTCCGCGACTTCTGCCTTAATCTGGCGAAGCAGCCTGCCGAAGCCATCGGGGCCGCGAAGCTTGCCATCGAACTCTGTGCCGACCTCGACCGGGCTCAGGCGCGCAATGTGGAGCGCATTGTGGCCAGCGGCCTGTTTTTCGGCGATGAATTCCGCAGCTTGTTCGCGGCGCTGCGCGAAAAGCTGGGCAAGCGGTCCCCGGCGTAG
- a CDS encoding FAD-dependent oxidoreductase gives MSFDYDVVVIGGGGAGLSAACHAAQQGASVMLLEADKALGGATALSSGVVYAAGTSVQRSAGIQDSPDAMYQYMMSLNQWSIRPALARIMAESGASIIDWLLELGNDFPPELIVESGVGGCPRGHQCVGAGAVSFNR, from the coding sequence ATGTCGTTTGATTATGATGTCGTCGTCATCGGCGGCGGAGGGGCTGGACTGTCTGCGGCTTGCCACGCGGCGCAGCAGGGTGCCTCGGTCATGCTGCTGGAGGCGGACAAGGCCCTCGGTGGGGCAACCGCGCTTTCCAGCGGCGTCGTGTATGCGGCGGGCACCAGCGTCCAACGATCCGCTGGGATTCAGGACTCTCCGGATGCAATGTACCAGTACATGATGTCGTTGAACCAATGGTCGATCCGGCCAGCGCTTGCGCGGATCATGGCAGAAAGCGGTGCCTCGATTATCGACTGGCTGCTGGAGCTCGGTAACGACTTTCCACCGGAACTGATCGTGGAGTCGGGGGTTGGCGGGTGTCCTCGAGGTCACCAGTGTGTTGGCGCGGGGGCGGTATCGTTCAATCGCTGA
- a CDS encoding 3-oxoacyl-[acyl-carrier-protein] synthase III C-terminal domain-containing protein — translation MNNIYGITGFGGYIPRLRMQRAAIAAAHKWMAPSLRSLSKGQRAFCSWDEDAVTMAVEAARDTLDTKPTSHIVAVSMASTTMPFADLQNSAIVAGALGLPADARTMDVGYSQRAGTSGLLAALQSTPGPALFVASDRPRGKPASTQEIGYGAGAAAFTLGSENVVAHVIGSSSRNAMFVDHFRAANAKYDYVWEERWIRDEGYAKLVPETVRTALAQAGVPAAEVDHFILATPMKGIAAMVVKSLGIPAEAEVDNLSENCGFTGTAHGLLMLAHVLERANPGEVIVLASFGQGVDVLVLRTTDALKSFSPRRGISGALADAQSHDAYLRMLSYDEAIELEWGMRGEKVLKTALTEQYRSKFQLAHFMAGKCAKCKSIQFPQLAYCVNASCGASSENFEQLSLVDEKCSVLTYTADWLSYHPAPPLYVGFTQFDNGARLLTETVDVGTAGLEVGTPLKVVFRIKDVDKDRGYPRYFWKTSPVQA, via the coding sequence ATGAACAACATCTATGGAATAACGGGCTTCGGGGGCTACATACCGCGGCTCCGGATGCAGCGGGCCGCCATCGCTGCCGCGCATAAATGGATGGCACCCAGCCTTCGCTCCCTGAGCAAGGGCCAGCGGGCATTCTGCAGTTGGGACGAAGACGCCGTCACGATGGCAGTCGAAGCCGCGAGAGATACGCTCGATACGAAGCCAACGTCCCACATTGTCGCCGTATCGATGGCGTCGACCACCATGCCGTTCGCCGATTTACAAAACTCGGCCATCGTCGCGGGCGCCCTCGGTTTGCCTGCCGACGCGAGGACGATGGATGTAGGTTACTCGCAGCGCGCTGGCACTTCTGGTCTTCTTGCGGCCCTGCAGTCAACACCGGGGCCAGCGCTTTTTGTTGCAAGCGACCGCCCTCGCGGCAAGCCAGCCAGCACTCAGGAGATTGGCTACGGAGCCGGTGCCGCAGCCTTCACACTGGGCAGCGAAAACGTTGTGGCGCACGTGATCGGCTCTTCTAGTCGCAACGCAATGTTCGTCGATCACTTCCGCGCGGCGAATGCCAAATACGATTACGTGTGGGAGGAGCGCTGGATTCGTGACGAAGGCTACGCGAAGCTGGTTCCTGAAACCGTACGCACCGCGCTGGCGCAAGCGGGCGTCCCTGCAGCGGAGGTCGACCATTTTATTTTGGCAACGCCAATGAAAGGCATCGCTGCCATGGTCGTGAAGAGCCTCGGCATTCCCGCTGAAGCAGAAGTCGACAACCTTAGCGAAAACTGCGGTTTCACCGGCACTGCCCACGGGTTGCTCATGCTTGCCCATGTGCTGGAGCGCGCCAACCCCGGCGAAGTCATCGTATTGGCCAGCTTTGGCCAAGGCGTGGATGTGCTGGTTCTCAGGACAACGGACGCGTTAAAGTCCTTTTCGCCCCGCCGCGGCATTAGCGGCGCGCTGGCCGACGCACAGTCTCACGATGCCTATCTGCGTATGCTTTCCTACGATGAAGCCATCGAACTGGAGTGGGGCATGCGTGGCGAGAAGGTGCTCAAGACAGCCCTCACCGAGCAATATCGCTCGAAATTTCAACTGGCCCACTTTATGGCGGGCAAATGCGCCAAATGCAAATCAATCCAGTTCCCTCAACTGGCTTACTGCGTCAACGCTTCGTGCGGAGCATCGAGCGAAAACTTCGAACAGCTATCGCTGGTGGATGAGAAGTGCAGCGTGCTCACTTATACCGCCGATTGGCTCTCATATCATCCGGCACCGCCGCTCTACGTCGGTTTTACGCAGTTCGATAACGGCGCTCGCCTGCTGACCGAGACGGTCGACGTTGGCACCGCGGGACTCGAGGTGGGAACACCGCTCAAGGTCGTATTCCGGATCAAAGACGTGGACAAAGACCGCGGATATCCGCGTTATTTCTGGAAAACTTCACCGGTACAAGCATAA
- a CDS encoding nitroreductase family protein: MDRVPLIDLPDAAAAAALSFVGSGRRSVRRYKPDAVSPDMIECLLRAAIAAPSAHNRQPWRFAVIDSFDRKATLATSMGDRLRSDRLRDGDSESDVERDVGRSYARITSAPVIIVVCLTMEHMDIYPDPVRSRCEHLMAVQSTAMAGANLLLAAHAVGLGACWLCAPLFCPDVIGQVLGLPAHWQAQGLITLGYPSAPAKPFLRNPIHEVAVFVRSDEDESRSS, from the coding sequence ATGGACCGCGTACCGTTGATTGACCTGCCGGATGCTGCGGCGGCTGCAGCTCTTTCGTTCGTTGGCTCCGGTCGACGTTCCGTGAGGCGATACAAGCCAGATGCCGTTAGCCCGGACATGATCGAGTGTCTTCTCCGGGCGGCGATCGCAGCGCCGTCTGCGCACAACCGGCAACCCTGGCGATTCGCGGTGATCGATTCGTTCGACCGAAAAGCTACCCTGGCGACGTCAATGGGCGATCGTTTGCGAAGCGACCGTCTACGAGATGGCGATAGCGAGAGCGACGTCGAGCGTGACGTCGGGCGATCCTATGCCCGAATCACTTCTGCTCCGGTAATCATCGTCGTTTGCCTGACGATGGAACACATGGACATCTACCCGGACCCGGTTCGCAGCCGTTGCGAACACTTGATGGCCGTGCAAAGCACAGCGATGGCCGGCGCCAACCTTCTGTTAGCTGCCCATGCCGTGGGCCTGGGCGCGTGCTGGCTATGCGCTCCATTGTTCTGCCCTGACGTCATTGGTCAGGTCCTTGGCCTTCCGGCGCACTGGCAAGCACAAGGATTGATCACGCTAGGGTACCCCTCGGCACCCGCGAAGCCGTTTCTGCGGAACCCGATCCACGAGGTTGCTGTATTTGTTCGCAGCGACGAGGACGAAAGCCGCAGTAGTTGA
- a CDS encoding acetyl-CoA hydrolase/transferase C-terminal domain-containing protein has product MAEYIAEAELAQLVKPHDHIFIPGSSGEPSAFMSALLRERNCTQHLRILTSYVPGINKLAIDRFEPTASVSGLFMQPGLHDAQRDGRYRFLPVTYAGFVRHLRENVELDLTVVQVSPPDDQGLCSLGPAVEFAPTAIGKSRRILALVNRRTPRVRGAASIPYSRFDYVCEVDSALPQYVTALDDSSISVARHVASLIDDGSTVQVGLGRVPAALSLQLKERRKLRFHSGMLSDGFTDLVAAGAIDESAIHTCCVLVGSESLYRWAAEFEALRVVGCDLTHNVQTLAGKDRFISVNSALEVDLFGQCNLEHADGRSISGPGGAPDFARGARLSNGGRSIVALSATHSAGKGSRVVPRLSERSIGTLSRVDVDYIVTEFGVARLVGASVHERAKVLIDIAAPEFREGLSRSWREIAACL; this is encoded by the coding sequence ATGGCTGAGTACATCGCGGAAGCCGAGCTTGCCCAACTGGTCAAGCCGCATGATCACATATTCATTCCCGGTTCGAGCGGCGAACCGTCGGCATTCATGTCGGCGTTGCTGCGCGAGCGCAACTGTACGCAGCACCTGCGTATTCTCACGAGCTACGTTCCCGGAATCAACAAGCTCGCGATTGACAGATTCGAGCCCACCGCAAGCGTTAGTGGTTTGTTCATGCAGCCAGGGTTGCACGATGCACAACGCGACGGGCGCTATCGCTTCCTTCCGGTCACGTATGCGGGGTTCGTGCGCCACCTCAGGGAAAACGTCGAGCTGGACTTGACTGTCGTCCAGGTCTCGCCACCGGATGACCAGGGGTTGTGCTCCCTCGGGCCGGCAGTGGAATTTGCCCCGACTGCGATCGGGAAAAGCCGGCGTATCCTCGCGCTGGTGAACCGACGCACGCCGCGGGTGCGTGGAGCCGCGAGCATTCCATATTCGCGGTTCGATTACGTTTGCGAAGTGGATTCGGCGCTGCCACAGTACGTCACGGCACTCGACGACAGCTCGATATCGGTAGCGCGCCACGTCGCCTCTCTAATCGACGACGGATCAACAGTTCAGGTTGGGCTTGGTCGAGTTCCGGCCGCGCTCTCCCTTCAGCTCAAGGAACGTCGCAAACTCCGGTTTCATTCGGGCATGCTCTCCGACGGTTTCACCGATCTGGTCGCGGCGGGCGCAATTGATGAAAGTGCTATCCACACCTGCTGTGTGCTAGTAGGATCCGAATCGCTCTACCGATGGGCAGCCGAATTCGAAGCACTTCGCGTCGTTGGTTGCGATCTTACGCACAACGTCCAGACGTTGGCCGGCAAAGACCGTTTCATCTCGGTCAATTCGGCACTGGAAGTGGATTTATTCGGACAATGTAATCTCGAGCATGCGGACGGCCGCTCCATCAGCGGGCCCGGCGGCGCACCCGACTTTGCGCGCGGAGCACGCCTTTCCAATGGCGGGCGGAGCATCGTCGCGCTTTCTGCCACTCATAGTGCCGGCAAGGGATCGCGCGTGGTACCGCGGCTGAGCGAGCGGTCAATCGGGACTCTCTCGCGCGTCGACGTCGACTACATCGTCACAGAATTCGGGGTCGCGCGCCTGGTCGGCGCAAGCGTCCACGAACGCGCCAAGGTCCTGATCGACATTGCGGCCCCCGAGTTCCGTGAGGGGTTATCGCGCTCATGGCGGGAAATTGCCGCCTGCCTTTAG